Proteins from a genomic interval of Nocardioidaceae bacterium:
- a CDS encoding ABC transporter ATP-binding protein/permease, protein MPTHRRDRGASVPDAADRPLRALWERHRRYRRRFVGAVTASTVNKVADVVPELLIGAAVDVVVRGDDSFVGAILGVDSRFAQLAWLAVINVVVWIVESISEYVADVLWRGLAQGVEHEMRVEAYDHAQHLDMAWHESRGGGQTLATLNDDVNQLERFLDVGFPSILQTALNVVLVGVVFAVASWQLLLFAFLPIPVIVVGSLIFQRRLEPLYDRVRETVADLSEALSANIAGVETIKAFTAERRERDRIAKASTAYREANLAAIRSSAAFVPLVRVAILAGFTATLLLGGFATLRGDLEVGLYSVLVFMTQRLLWPLTAVAEVLDLYQRGRASTVRILSLLAVPVAVPAGDRALPAPVRGRVELRGVRAGYADGPDVLHDLDITVPAGETHAIVGSTGAGKSSVLRLVLRFDDPRAGTVLLDGEDVRDLQWESLRGSMGYVAQDVFVFAGTIGENIAYGRPEATREEIREAARAAAALDFIDALPDDLDARVGERGVTLSGGQRQRLALARALLRDPAVLVLDEATSAVDNETEAAIQESLRDAAATRTAIVVAHRLSTVRHAHRIWVLDAGRVAEAGTHEELLQRDGAYAALWRVQTGDARSERAG, encoded by the coding sequence CTGCCGACGCACCGCCGAGACCGAGGAGCGAGCGTGCCCGACGCGGCCGACCGTCCGTTGCGCGCGCTCTGGGAGCGCCACCGCCGCTACCGTCGACGCTTCGTCGGCGCCGTGACCGCCTCGACCGTCAACAAGGTCGCCGACGTGGTGCCCGAGCTGCTCATCGGCGCGGCCGTCGACGTGGTGGTGCGCGGCGACGACTCCTTCGTCGGCGCGATCCTCGGGGTGGACTCCCGCTTCGCCCAGCTCGCGTGGCTCGCGGTCATCAATGTGGTCGTCTGGATCGTGGAGTCGATCTCGGAGTACGTCGCCGACGTGCTGTGGCGCGGCCTCGCCCAGGGCGTCGAGCACGAGATGCGCGTGGAGGCGTACGACCACGCCCAGCACCTCGACATGGCCTGGCACGAGAGCCGCGGGGGAGGACAGACGCTGGCGACCCTCAACGACGACGTGAACCAGCTCGAGCGGTTCCTCGACGTCGGGTTCCCGAGCATCCTGCAGACCGCGCTCAACGTGGTGCTCGTCGGCGTCGTCTTCGCGGTCGCGTCCTGGCAGCTGCTGCTCTTCGCGTTCCTGCCGATCCCCGTCATCGTGGTCGGGTCGCTGATCTTCCAGCGGCGGCTCGAGCCGCTGTACGACCGGGTGCGGGAGACGGTCGCCGACCTCTCCGAGGCCCTCTCGGCCAACATCGCCGGCGTCGAGACCATCAAGGCGTTCACCGCGGAACGCCGCGAGCGCGACCGCATCGCGAAGGCCTCGACGGCCTACCGCGAGGCCAACCTGGCCGCGATCCGGTCCTCGGCGGCGTTCGTGCCCCTGGTGAGGGTGGCGATCCTCGCCGGGTTCACCGCCACGCTGCTGCTGGGCGGCTTCGCGACGCTGCGGGGAGACCTCGAGGTCGGTCTCTACTCGGTGCTGGTGTTCATGACCCAGAGACTGCTGTGGCCGCTGACCGCGGTGGCCGAGGTGCTGGACCTCTACCAGCGCGGACGCGCCTCGACCGTACGCATCCTGTCGCTGCTCGCCGTGCCCGTCGCGGTCCCGGCGGGTGACCGTGCACTTCCGGCCCCGGTGCGCGGCCGGGTCGAGCTGCGGGGCGTCCGCGCGGGGTACGCGGACGGACCCGACGTGCTGCACGACCTCGACATCACGGTGCCGGCGGGGGAGACCCACGCGATCGTCGGGTCGACCGGGGCGGGCAAGTCCTCGGTGCTGCGGCTGGTGCTGCGGTTCGACGACCCGCGCGCCGGCACTGTGCTGCTCGACGGGGAGGACGTGCGCGACCTGCAGTGGGAGTCCCTGCGCGGGTCGATGGGCTACGTCGCGCAAGACGTCTTCGTCTTCGCCGGCACGATCGGCGAGAACATCGCGTACGGCCGCCCCGAGGCGACGCGCGAGGAGATCCGCGAGGCCGCGCGGGCCGCCGCGGCGCTGGACTTCATCGACGCGCTGCCCGACGACCTCGACGCCCGGGTCGGCGAGCGCGGCGTGACGCTCTCAGGCGGTCAGCGCCAGCGCCTGGCCCTGGCGCGGGCGCTGCTGCGCGACCCCGCCGTGCTGGTGCTCGACGAGGCCACGAGCGCGGTGGACAACGAGACCGAGGCGGCGATCCAGGAGTCGCTGCGCGACGCGGCGGCCACGCGGACGGCGATCGTCGTGGCGCACCGCCTCTCCACCGTGCGCCACGCGCACCGCATCTGGGTGCTCGACGCCGGCCGGGTCGCGGAGGCGGGCACGCACGAGGAGCTGCTGCAGCGCGACGGGGCGTACGCCGCCCTGTGGCGCGTGCAGACCGGCGACGCGCGATCCGAACGCGCCGGCTAG
- a CDS encoding ATP-binding cassette domain-containing protein has translation MSFSSTRLRGRGLCFAHGHHEVLHGVDVDVAPGAVTVVCGPNGAGKSTLVELLAGVRTPRAGRVERDGSLALVVQRPTVPDALPVTVRDVVAMGTWSRSTRTTRGRRSAHRAADDVRRTIDLVGLADLADRPLAALSGGQRQRALLGQGLVQDVDTLLLDEPAAGLDADSRATVRRLLAETARERGTAVLCVSHDEQSIAAADHVVRIVDGRVRAPRPL, from the coding sequence GTGTCCTTCTCCTCCACGCGGCTCCGCGGCCGCGGCCTCTGTTTCGCGCACGGCCATCACGAGGTCCTCCACGGCGTCGACGTGGACGTCGCACCCGGGGCGGTCACGGTGGTGTGCGGTCCCAACGGCGCCGGCAAATCGACGCTCGTCGAGCTCCTCGCCGGGGTGCGTACGCCCCGTGCCGGTCGGGTCGAGCGCGACGGCTCTCTCGCGCTGGTCGTGCAACGACCCACGGTGCCCGACGCGCTCCCGGTGACCGTGCGCGACGTCGTCGCGATGGGCACCTGGTCGCGCTCGACCCGCACGACGCGAGGGCGCCGTAGCGCGCACCGTGCCGCGGACGACGTGCGCCGCACGATCGACCTGGTCGGCCTCGCCGACCTGGCGGACCGCCCCCTCGCCGCCCTGTCGGGCGGCCAGCGTCAGCGTGCGCTGCTGGGTCAGGGGCTGGTGCAGGACGTGGACACACTGCTCCTCGACGAGCCCGCGGCGGGGCTCGACGCCGACAGTCGCGCCACGGTGCGCCGGCTGCTCGCCGAGACGGCCCGCGAACGGGGCACCGCCGTGCTCTGCGTCAGCCACGACGAGCAGAGCATCGCGGCGGCCGACCACGTGGTGCGGATCGTCGACGGGCGGGTGCGCGCGCCCCGGCCGCTCTGA
- a CDS encoding metal ABC transporter permease, translating to MAWLSHLLLDPLSIGFMQRALAGGTIVAVICGVVGTWVVIRGMAFLGEAVGHGMLPGVATATLLGAPVLLGGALSAVLMSATIGALSRRGRLSYDTAIGLLFVAMLSLGVIIVSRSGSFATDATSLLFGDVLAVRGRDLLTLAVALVVTLVATTVFHRAFVAAAFDARVATTLGLRPGLAQAVLVGLVTLAVVASYQAVGTLLVLGLLLAPAVAAGQWTHRIPTTMALASALGAVSVLVGLLVSWHGGTAAGPTIAYAAVTTAAVSALAARLTSTSTPERTS from the coding sequence ATGGCCTGGCTGTCCCACCTGCTGCTGGACCCGCTGAGCATCGGGTTCATGCAGCGCGCCCTCGCGGGCGGGACGATCGTCGCAGTCATCTGCGGCGTCGTCGGCACCTGGGTGGTCATCCGCGGGATGGCCTTCCTCGGTGAGGCCGTCGGTCACGGGATGCTCCCCGGCGTCGCCACCGCGACCCTCCTCGGCGCTCCCGTGCTGCTCGGCGGAGCGCTCAGCGCCGTGCTGATGAGCGCCACGATCGGCGCACTGTCGCGCCGCGGACGACTGTCCTACGACACCGCCATCGGCCTGCTCTTCGTCGCGATGCTGTCCCTCGGCGTCATCATCGTCTCGCGTTCGGGGAGCTTCGCCACCGACGCCACCAGCCTGCTCTTCGGCGACGTGCTCGCCGTCCGCGGCCGTGACCTGCTGACGCTGGCCGTGGCGCTCGTCGTCACGCTCGTGGCGACGACCGTCTTCCACCGCGCGTTCGTCGCCGCGGCCTTCGACGCACGCGTCGCGACGACCTTGGGCCTGCGGCCCGGACTCGCGCAGGCCGTACTCGTCGGTCTCGTCACGCTCGCCGTGGTCGCCTCCTACCAGGCGGTCGGCACGCTGCTGGTGCTCGGCCTGCTCCTGGCGCCGGCCGTGGCCGCAGGGCAGTGGACGCACCGCATCCCCACCACGATGGCGCTGGCCTCGGCGCTCGGGGCCGTGAGCGTCCTGGTGGGGCTCCTCGTCTCCTGGCACGGCGGCACCGCGGCGGGACCGACGATCGCGTACGCCGCCGTCACGACCGCTGCGGTCTCCGCCCTCGCCGCACGGCTCACGTCTACATCCACTCCCGAGAGGACCTCGTGA
- a CDS encoding ABC transporter has protein sequence MIPRPAPLLLGAALLLTSACSEPGAGTPAAGATSAPAPAPSPQPSGETSEDATGEDHGAVAGAREVAEPQLQLLSVDASGSVGLLDLLTEETRRLEAVEAPRSISSEGRFAFVTVPGGLTVLDSGTWTWSHGDHSHYYDAQPRLVGTLPGEGPVTLEYTALSTAGATGVFFRRTGEAVLLDHGALAAGRIEERFRVRTTPHDGLLAPLGDGAVVSIPDPDGDVAAVRRLDADGDPVPGSRTRCRDAAGTIITVVGLVVGCADGALLWTGGDGDEDGPDVERIPYPERADAPPAREFTGRKGRPTVSALAGPRAFWLLDTREGTWALRRVEEPMRQVVASDDEDGHVVALGRDGRVRVYSAEDGERVGQSPPLLGGGVDDGGRGDGEVQLTVDRERAYLNAPGRGLVLEIDYADGARVARELRTPTSPAFVVETGR, from the coding sequence GTGATCCCCCGCCCCGCCCCCCTGCTCCTCGGCGCAGCCCTCCTCCTCACCTCGGCGTGCTCGGAACCCGGTGCCGGCACCCCGGCCGCGGGAGCGACCTCCGCGCCCGCCCCCGCGCCTTCCCCCCAGCCGTCCGGGGAGACCTCCGAGGACGCGACGGGCGAGGACCACGGCGCCGTCGCGGGCGCCCGCGAGGTGGCCGAGCCCCAGCTGCAGCTGCTCAGCGTCGACGCGAGCGGGTCCGTGGGACTGCTCGACCTGCTGACCGAGGAGACCCGACGGCTCGAGGCGGTCGAGGCGCCGCGCAGCATCTCCAGCGAGGGCCGCTTTGCGTTCGTCACCGTGCCCGGCGGCCTCACCGTGCTCGACTCGGGCACCTGGACGTGGTCGCACGGCGACCACTCCCACTACTACGACGCCCAGCCCCGCCTGGTCGGCACGCTGCCCGGCGAGGGTCCCGTGACGCTGGAGTACACCGCCCTGTCGACCGCAGGGGCCACGGGGGTGTTCTTCCGGCGGACCGGCGAGGCCGTGCTGCTCGACCACGGTGCCCTGGCCGCCGGACGCATCGAGGAGCGCTTCCGCGTCCGCACGACCCCGCACGACGGACTGCTGGCGCCACTCGGCGACGGAGCCGTCGTCAGCATCCCCGACCCGGACGGGGACGTGGCGGCTGTCCGCCGGCTCGACGCCGACGGCGACCCCGTGCCGGGCAGCCGTACGCGGTGCCGCGACGCCGCCGGCACCATCATCACCGTCGTCGGCCTGGTGGTCGGCTGCGCCGACGGCGCCCTGCTGTGGACGGGCGGCGACGGGGACGAGGACGGCCCGGACGTCGAGCGGATCCCGTACCCCGAGCGGGCGGACGCCCCGCCCGCCCGCGAGTTCACCGGCCGCAAGGGGCGACCCACCGTCTCAGCCCTGGCGGGCCCCCGGGCGTTCTGGCTGCTCGACACCCGCGAGGGCACGTGGGCGCTGCGGCGGGTCGAGGAGCCCATGCGCCAGGTCGTCGCCTCCGACGACGAGGACGGCCACGTCGTGGCGCTGGGCCGCGACGGCCGCGTCCGGGTGTACTCCGCCGAGGACGGCGAACGCGTCGGTCAGAGCCCACCGCTGCTGGGAGGCGGGGTCGACGATGGCGGCAGAGGTGACGGAGAGGTCCAGCTCACCGTCGACCGCGAGCGCGCCTACCTGAACGCACCGGGCCGCGGGCTCGTGCTGGAGATCGACTACGCCGACGGCGCACGGGTGGCCCGTGAGCTGCGTACGCCGACCTCCCCCGCCTTCGTCGTGGAGACCGGACGATGA
- a CDS encoding metal ABC transporter substrate-binding protein produces MIAHRPVAVLAAALVLLATGCGAGGPTSDHPQIVVTTNILGDVVGELVGDAADVTVLMRPNADPHSFEISAQEAALMAEADLVVSNGLGLEEGLQQNLDRAAESGTEQFVAGDHVDVLAYGPEVSETPGADAGSPDPHFWTDPARMLDVVDALAPELAGMPGVDPALVDRSVADYRERLEDLDTAMTTSFASIPDEGRDLVTNHHVFGYLAERFDFSVVGAVIPGGTTLASPSASDLDGLASAVREAGVPTIFAESSSPDRLVQVLADEAGVDVDVVPLFTESLTAADGDAPTYLQMQRVDTRRITQGLAP; encoded by the coding sequence ATGATCGCCCACCGGCCCGTCGCGGTGCTCGCCGCGGCCCTCGTGCTGCTCGCCACCGGCTGCGGTGCCGGCGGACCCACGTCGGACCACCCGCAGATCGTGGTGACCACCAACATCCTCGGCGACGTCGTCGGCGAGCTGGTCGGCGACGCCGCGGACGTGACGGTGCTGATGCGCCCGAACGCCGACCCGCACTCCTTCGAGATCTCGGCGCAGGAGGCCGCGCTCATGGCCGAGGCCGACCTCGTGGTCTCCAACGGCCTCGGCCTCGAGGAGGGGCTCCAGCAGAACCTCGACCGGGCCGCGGAGTCCGGTACGGAGCAGTTCGTCGCGGGCGACCACGTCGACGTGCTGGCGTACGGGCCGGAGGTCTCCGAGACACCCGGCGCCGACGCGGGCTCGCCCGACCCGCACTTCTGGACGGACCCGGCGCGCATGCTCGACGTCGTCGACGCCCTCGCTCCCGAGCTCGCCGGGATGCCCGGTGTCGACCCCGCCCTCGTCGACCGGTCCGTCGCCGACTACCGGGAACGGCTCGAGGACCTCGACACGGCGATGACGACGTCGTTCGCGTCCATCCCCGACGAGGGACGTGACCTCGTGACGAACCACCACGTGTTCGGCTACCTCGCCGAGCGGTTCGACTTCAGCGTCGTCGGTGCGGTGATCCCCGGTGGCACCACCCTGGCCTCCCCGAGCGCGTCGGACCTCGACGGTCTCGCCTCGGCGGTGCGCGAGGCCGGCGTACCCACGATCTTCGCCGAGTCCTCCTCCCCGGACCGCCTCGTGCAGGTGCTCGCGGACGAGGCGGGCGTCGACGTCGACGTCGTGCCCCTGTTCACCGAGTCGCTGACCGCCGCCGACGGCGACGCCCCCACCTATCTGCAGATGCAGCGCGTCGACACCCGACGCATCACCCAGGGCCTCGCCCCGTGA
- a CDS encoding cupin domain-containing protein codes for MTSTPRDPVDPLLRVSGMSTAEFASTTWSRRPLLRRAHELPGVGFADLLDLDAVDELVSMRGLRTPFARMAKDGQVLATTRFTGGGGAGAEIADQLADDKVLAEIGSGATLVLQGLHRVWPPVVDLAGGLARALGHPTQVNAYVTPAQSTGFAPHYDVHDVFVLQLAGRKSWRVHEPVLVDPLRDQPWDARADEVAARAAEEPLLDVTLEPGDALYLPRGYLHAATALGEVSAHLTVGVQAVTRATVASQVLDLLGEDRELRRSLPAGVDLGDPAAVADDLAATREALHAAVDRLEVSAVADALARHVASRVRPEPISPLAQLRAGTSVEAGTRVRVRAGLRWTAAAESDGRLAVRALGRTLRVPGAVEDGVRHLLGGDVLTPASVPGLDEADARVLVARLLREGLVVPAGHA; via the coding sequence ATGACCAGCACGCCCCGTGATCCCGTCGACCCGCTGCTCCGGGTCTCCGGCATGAGCACAGCCGAGTTCGCCTCGACCACCTGGTCGCGGCGTCCCCTGCTACGGCGGGCGCACGAGCTGCCGGGCGTCGGCTTCGCCGACCTGCTCGACCTCGACGCGGTCGACGAGCTCGTCTCCATGCGCGGCCTGCGGACCCCCTTTGCCCGTATGGCCAAGGACGGACAGGTCCTCGCCACCACCCGCTTCACCGGCGGTGGCGGAGCGGGCGCCGAGATCGCCGACCAGCTGGCCGACGACAAGGTGCTCGCGGAGATCGGGTCCGGCGCGACGCTGGTGCTCCAGGGGCTGCACCGGGTGTGGCCGCCGGTGGTCGACCTCGCGGGCGGACTCGCCCGGGCGCTGGGGCACCCGACGCAGGTGAACGCGTACGTCACGCCGGCGCAGAGCACGGGCTTCGCGCCGCACTACGACGTGCACGACGTCTTCGTGCTGCAGCTCGCGGGGCGCAAGAGCTGGCGCGTGCACGAGCCCGTGCTGGTGGACCCGCTCCGCGACCAGCCGTGGGACGCACGCGCCGACGAGGTCGCTGCTCGCGCGGCCGAGGAGCCGCTCCTCGACGTGACGCTGGAGCCGGGTGACGCGCTGTACCTGCCGCGCGGCTACCTGCACGCCGCCACCGCCCTGGGCGAGGTGTCGGCGCACCTGACCGTGGGCGTGCAGGCCGTCACGCGCGCCACGGTGGCCTCGCAGGTGCTCGACCTGCTCGGCGAGGATCGCGAGCTGCGGCGGTCCCTGCCCGCCGGGGTGGACCTCGGCGACCCCGCTGCGGTCGCCGACGACCTCGCCGCGACGCGCGAGGCCCTGCACGCCGCCGTCGACCGGCTCGAGGTCTCCGCGGTCGCGGACGCCCTGGCCCGCCACGTGGCGTCCCGCGTACGCCCCGAGCCGATCAGCCCCCTCGCCCAGCTGCGCGCGGGCACCTCGGTCGAGGCGGGCACCCGGGTGAGGGTGCGGGCCGGGCTGCGGTGGACCGCGGCTGCCGAGAGCGACGGACGTCTTGCCGTGCGCGCGTTAGGTCGTACGCTCCGTGTGCCCGGCGCCGTGGAGGACGGCGTCCGCCACCTGCTCGGCGGCGACGTGCTCACCCCCGCCTCGGTGCCCGGCCTCGACGAGGCCGACGCACGCGTGCTCGTCGCCCGTCTTCTCCGCGAGGGGCTCGTCGTGCCGGCGGGGCACGCGTGA
- a CDS encoding MFS transporter — protein sequence MTSLQPGRPAVEAADPRRWWALAVLASSLLVVVMDMTILNVALPAMVADLRLDAVAQLWVVDVYALTLAAFLVPVTALGDRWGRRRMLVAGYTAFAVGSLGILLADSAAAVVAVRAVLGIGGAMIMPSTLSLIRSTFADPRERTLALSIWGATAALGAAVGPVVGGALLAAFSWHAAFLLNVPLMVVAALGALWLLRENRSSRPGRLDPAGIVLSAGGLTATVYAIKLLGKEGPTLPVLTVLAVGAAALAVFARRMLTSQRPMLDVRLFGSPVLRAGVIAALASSAAMVAVLFVGSQWLQFVQGWTPLQAGLALLPLAVGALVASPFAPALAARTSPRLVLTGGVVVLAVGLTLLAVVPAVYVWVAAAFAVIGLGTSALGLGSALIMGAADDARAGTAAAMEEITYELGAVLGITVLGSVLGVVYRASLPEATDAAVRESVAGAIGTPGFDAASDAFVSGFAAVGLAGAVLTAAAAYAVWRLVPADLTIDDVQH from the coding sequence ATGACCAGCCTGCAGCCGGGTCGTCCAGCGGTCGAGGCCGCGGACCCGCGCCGCTGGTGGGCGCTGGCCGTGCTCGCGAGCAGCCTGCTCGTGGTCGTGATGGACATGACGATCCTCAACGTCGCGCTGCCCGCGATGGTGGCCGACCTCCGGCTCGACGCCGTCGCGCAGCTCTGGGTCGTCGACGTCTACGCCCTGACCCTCGCTGCGTTCCTGGTGCCGGTGACGGCACTCGGCGACCGATGGGGACGCCGGCGCATGCTCGTGGCCGGGTACACGGCCTTCGCCGTCGGCTCCCTGGGCATCCTGCTCGCCGACTCCGCTGCTGCCGTCGTCGCCGTGCGTGCCGTGCTGGGCATCGGCGGCGCGATGATCATGCCGTCGACGCTCTCGCTGATCCGGTCGACCTTCGCCGACCCCCGGGAGCGGACGCTCGCCCTGAGCATCTGGGGCGCCACGGCGGCGCTCGGCGCCGCCGTCGGGCCCGTCGTCGGAGGCGCGCTGCTCGCCGCCTTCAGCTGGCACGCGGCGTTCCTGCTGAACGTGCCGCTGATGGTCGTCGCCGCCCTGGGTGCGCTCTGGCTGCTCAGGGAGAACAGGTCGAGCCGTCCCGGGCGCCTGGACCCCGCCGGCATCGTGCTCTCGGCCGGTGGTCTCACGGCCACGGTCTACGCGATCAAGCTGCTCGGCAAGGAGGGTCCGACGCTGCCGGTGCTCACGGTCCTCGCCGTGGGCGCGGCCGCCCTCGCCGTGTTCGCCCGGCGCATGCTCACCTCGCAGCGGCCGATGCTCGACGTACGCCTGTTCGGGTCGCCCGTGCTCCGCGCGGGCGTCATCGCGGCGCTGGCGAGCTCGGCCGCCATGGTCGCGGTGCTCTTCGTGGGTAGCCAGTGGCTGCAGTTCGTGCAGGGCTGGACGCCGCTGCAGGCGGGTCTGGCGCTGCTGCCGTTGGCGGTCGGCGCCCTGGTCGCCTCACCCTTCGCCCCCGCGCTGGCGGCGCGCACGAGCCCACGGCTGGTGCTCACCGGCGGTGTCGTGGTGCTCGCGGTCGGGCTCACCCTGCTCGCGGTCGTGCCCGCGGTGTACGTCTGGGTGGCCGCGGCCTTCGCCGTCATCGGTCTCGGCACGTCGGCGCTCGGCCTCGGCTCGGCGCTGATCATGGGTGCCGCCGACGACGCCCGGGCCGGCACCGCGGCGGCGATGGAGGAGATCACCTACGAGCTCGGCGCGGTGCTGGGCATCACCGTGCTGGGCAGCGTGCTCGGCGTGGTCTACCGGGCGTCGCTGCCCGAGGCCACCGACGCCGCCGTGCGCGAGTCCGTCGCGGGTGCGATCGGCACCCCCGGCTTCGACGCGGCCTCCGACGCGTTCGTGAGCGGCTTCGCTGCCGTGGGGCTCGCGGGGGCGGTGCTGACCGCGGCGGCGGCGTACGCGGTCTGGAGGCTCGTGCCCGCCGACCTGACGATCGACGACGTGCAGCACTGA
- a CDS encoding TetR/AcrR family transcriptional regulator, whose amino-acid sequence MSHRDDVLSACLQALNRDATASMADLASAAGISRATLHRHVDSRDALLVELGTRSLDRWEQRLDTVGVEQVAASGDADTVVAALESLVLAYVEDADDYGFALTDQVILANADLERRTQHLADRETALFRAAQAVGVLRADLPAAWMGHAVYGLLVAVREARRVGDVAPRGAGALVLETFRRGVGA is encoded by the coding sequence ATGTCGCACCGTGACGACGTGCTGTCGGCCTGCCTGCAGGCGCTCAACCGGGACGCGACAGCCTCGATGGCCGACCTGGCCTCTGCAGCGGGCATCAGTCGGGCCACCCTCCACCGGCACGTGGACTCCAGGGACGCCCTGCTCGTCGAGCTCGGCACCCGTTCGCTCGACCGGTGGGAGCAGCGACTCGACACCGTCGGCGTCGAGCAGGTCGCCGCGAGCGGCGACGCCGACACGGTGGTCGCGGCGCTGGAGTCCCTCGTGCTGGCGTACGTCGAGGACGCCGACGACTACGGCTTCGCCCTGACCGACCAGGTGATCCTGGCCAATGCCGACCTCGAGCGCCGCACCCAGCATCTCGCCGATCGTGAGACCGCTCTGTTCCGTGCTGCCCAGGCCGTGGGGGTGCTCCGCGCCGACCTGCCCGCGGCCTGGATGGGCCACGCCGTGTACGGCCTCCTGGTCGCCGTGCGCGAGGCGCGCCGCGTGGGCGACGTCGCCCCGCGCGGCGCCGGTGCCCTGGTGCTCGAGACCTTCCGCCGGGGGGTGGGGGCATGA
- a CDS encoding MFS transporter, with amino-acid sequence MDRNSIKVGVGGAAVVGVAFGMARYAYGLTLPDLREEFDLSEVLLGLIASGTFVGYLLGLLAVPPLAHRRGPRAPTTIGAGCAVLGCATVATAPNGLVLGVGAVLSGAAAGWVWAPYSDIVTSSTPRRDQNTLLAVITTGTSAGLLLVAGLGLVGAATSWRATWAGIAVAAFVGALVNLRLVPRLKPGDPWPASAPQDLVDAGAESGSRAPVRTRDVVRRRGLIAPLAFSAAFFTAVTVYLTYAADAARQGGLAAVAAPILFALVGLGGLVALLTARLTGRLGTGRVGSLSLSLSGVALLALSWGGDSLVAVLGGAVVFGISLMVGSSVLSVWTAEASPDVPEESFTTALVVGAIVSIASPTVAGAALGPLGLPMVLALTGVAALLVAAGLEGAAHQRRRAHT; translated from the coding sequence GTGGACCGCAACTCGATCAAGGTCGGCGTAGGCGGCGCTGCCGTCGTCGGCGTGGCCTTCGGCATGGCGCGCTACGCGTACGGCCTGACCCTCCCCGATCTCAGGGAGGAGTTCGACCTCTCCGAGGTGCTCCTCGGCCTCATCGCGAGCGGCACCTTCGTCGGCTACCTGCTCGGGCTCCTCGCGGTGCCCCCGCTGGCCCACCGCAGAGGCCCGCGAGCGCCCACGACCATCGGGGCGGGCTGCGCCGTGCTCGGCTGCGCGACGGTGGCGACGGCACCGAACGGGCTCGTGCTGGGCGTCGGGGCCGTGCTCAGCGGTGCGGCCGCCGGATGGGTGTGGGCGCCGTACTCCGACATCGTGACCAGCTCGACGCCCCGGCGCGACCAGAACACGTTGTTGGCCGTCATCACCACGGGCACCAGTGCGGGCCTGCTGCTCGTCGCCGGCCTCGGGCTCGTCGGGGCCGCCACGTCCTGGCGGGCGACCTGGGCGGGCATCGCGGTGGCGGCGTTCGTCGGCGCACTGGTGAACCTGCGCCTCGTGCCGCGGCTCAAGCCGGGAGACCCGTGGCCGGCCTCGGCGCCCCAGGATCTCGTGGACGCCGGCGCCGAGTCGGGCTCGAGGGCTCCGGTACGCACCCGGGACGTCGTCCGCAGACGAGGTCTCATCGCACCACTGGCATTCTCCGCGGCCTTCTTCACCGCCGTCACCGTCTACCTCACCTACGCCGCGGACGCCGCGCGACAAGGGGGTCTGGCGGCCGTGGCAGCGCCGATCCTCTTCGCGCTCGTGGGTCTCGGCGGACTCGTCGCACTCCTCACCGCGCGGTTGACAGGCCGCCTCGGCACGGGGCGTGTCGGCAGCCTGAGCCTGTCCCTGAGCGGCGTCGCCCTGCTGGCCCTGTCGTGGGGAGGCGACTCCCTCGTGGCCGTCCTCGGGGGCGCGGTGGTGTTCGGGATTTCCCTGATGGTGGGCTCGTCGGTGCTGTCGGTCTGGACGGCCGAGGCCTCACCGGACGTGCCCGAGGAGTCGTTCACCACTGCCCTCGTGGTGGGCGCGATCGTGTCCATCGCCTCCCCGACGGTGGCCGGTGCGGCCCTCGGACCGCTGGGCCTGCCGATGGTTCTCGCGCTCACCGGCGTGGCTGCGCTGCTGGTCGCCGCGGGCCTCGAGGGCGCGGCCCATCAGCGACGACGCGCGCACACCTGA
- a CDS encoding heat-shock protein HtpX: MTDSARSEVPQVVFACVRNGGRSVIGRVLTEHYAQGRVAAVSAGTQPGEHIHPEVADALGALGLDTSAETPEKLTRETIEASTVAITLGCGEECPYVPGVRYVDWPVADPGGQDPATVRAVIADIDARVRDLLVELVPGLDLPRSVLG, translated from the coding sequence GTGACGGACTCCGCCCGGTCAGAGGTTCCCCAGGTCGTCTTCGCCTGCGTACGCAACGGTGGCCGCTCGGTCATCGGACGGGTGCTGACCGAGCACTACGCGCAGGGTCGGGTCGCGGCCGTCTCCGCCGGGACGCAACCGGGGGAGCACATCCATCCCGAGGTCGCGGACGCCCTCGGGGCGCTGGGTCTCGACACCTCGGCCGAGACGCCGGAGAAGCTCACGCGGGAGACGATCGAGGCCTCGACGGTCGCGATCACGCTCGGGTGCGGCGAGGAGTGCCCGTACGTCCCGGGCGTCCGGTACGTCGACTGGCCCGTCGCCGACCCCGGTGGTCAGGACCCCGCGACCGTGCGTGCGGTGATCGCCGACATCGACGCACGCGTACGCGACCTGCTCGTAGAGCTGGTGCCGGGTCTCGACCTGCCCCGTTCGGTGCTGGGCTGA